The Nocardia vinacea genome contains the following window.
TTGGACGCCGATACCGAGGGGCTGCTGCTGCTCACCAATGACGGCGACCTCGCGCACCGGCTCATGCACCCGTCGTTCCAGGTCCCGAAGACCTATCTGGCGACGGTGAACGGTGAGGTCCACAAGTCGGTCGGCAAGCGCCTGCGCGACGGTGTCGAACTCGAAGACGGTCCAGCCAAGGTCGACGGGTTCCAGGTGCTCGAGTTGGGCGAGGGACGTTCGCTGGTCAAGATCGTGTTGCACGAAGGGCGCAAGCACATCGTGCGCCGGCTGCTCGACGCGGTCGGTCATCCGGTGACGCGGTTGGTGCGCACCAATATCGGTCCGGTCGCGCTGGGCGACCAACGGCCCGGCACGCTGCGCGTGATCGGCCGCGATGAAGTCGGCAAACTTTACGAGGCGGTGTCGTTGTGAACGGTGTAGAGATTCCCGTGGAGGTCCCTGCGATGGTTGAAGGCACCACGCCGCTGGTCGTTGCCATGGACGGGCCTTCGGGCACGGGCAAGTCCAGTGTGTCGCGGCGACTGGCCACCCGGCTCGACGCCAGCTACCTCGACACCGGTGCGATGTATCGCGTTGCGACGCTGCGGGTGCTGCGCGCCGGTGTCGAGTTGACCGATTCGGCAGCGATCGGTGCTGCGGTGAAGGAACTGCCGCTGACCATCGGTACCGATCCCAGCCGTGAGCTGATCCTGCTCGACGGTGAGGACGTCTCCTCCGAGATCCGCGGCAATGCCGTCACCAGGGCGGTGTCCGCGGTGTCCGCCGTGGCCGAGGTGCGCGAGCTGCTCGTCGCGCTGCAGCGTGAAATCGCTTCCGCCGCACAGCGAATCGTGGTCGAGGGGCGCGATATCGGTACCGTCGTGCTGCCGGATGCCGACGCCAAGATCTATCTCACCGCCTCCGCCGAGGCCCGCGCGCAGCGGCGCAACCAGCAGAACATCGCCGAAGGCCGCGGCGACGACTACGAGGGCGTACTCGCCGACGTGCAGCGTCGCGACACCCTCGACTCCACTCGCACGGTGTCCCCACTGCGTCCGGCCGATGATGCGGTGCAGGTCGACACCAGCGAACTGAATATGGATGAGGTCATCGACGAGCTGTATCGCGTTGTGGTGCGGCAGGTTTCGATCGGCCGGACAGGCAGGACAGCGTGAGCGAGCGTAGCGAGCGAACCGAAGACGCAGCAGTGTCACTCTTGACGGAGCCGAGCGCAGGCGAGGCACAGTCATGAGTGAAGACGTTCTCGCGGGGGATGGCGTCTGGAGCGACGAATCCGATTGGGAGGTGGCCGATCTCGATAGTGAGTTCGGCGAGGACGAACACCTCGCGATGCCGACTGTGGCGGTCGTCGGCCGCCCGAATGTCGGCAAATCGACCCTGGTGAACCGCATCCTCGGCCGTCGAGAAGCCGTCGTCGAGGACATTCCGGGCGTGACCCGCGACCGCATTTCCTATGAGGCGAACTGGGCGGGGCGCCGTTTCCTGGTGCAGGACACCGGTGGCTGGGAGCCCGATGCCAAGGGGCTGCAGCAGTCGGTCGCCCGCCAGGCCGAACTGGCCATGGAGACCGCCGACGCGATCCTGCTGGTGGTCGACGCTGTGGTCGGTGCGACGGCCACCGATGAGGCCGCGGTGAAGAAGCTGCGCCGCTCCAAGATTCCGGTGATCCTGGTCGCCAATAAGGTCGACGACGAACGCGTCGAGGCCGAGGCAGCCGCGCTGTGGTCGCTCGGTCTCGGTGAGCCGCGCATGGTCAGCGCCGCGCACGGCCGCGGCACCGGTGACCTGCTCGACGATGTCCTGGAAGTCCTCCCGGAAACCCCGCGTGAGGGCACCGGCGGCGCCGGCCCGCGCCGGGTCTCGCTGGTCGGCAAGCCCAACGTCGGCAAGTCCAGCCTGCTCAACAAGCTCTCCGGTGATGAGCGTTCGGTCGTGCACGATGTCGCGGGCACGACCGTCGACCCGGTCGATTCGCTGGTCGAATTGGGCGGCAAGATCTGGAAATTCGTCGATACCGCGGGTCTGCGTCGCAAGGTCTCCCATGCCAGTGGCATGGAGTTCTACGCGTCGCTGCGCACCAAGGCGGCGTTGGATGCCTCGGAGGTCGCGATCATGCTGATCGACGCCTCCGAGCCGATCACCGAACAGGACCTGCGGGTGATCAGCATGGTCGCCGACTCCGGTCGCGCGCTCGTGCTGGCCTTCAACAAGTGGGATCTGGTCGACGAAGACCGTCGCCTGCAGCTCGACAAGGAAATCGACCGCGATATGGTCCGGGTGCCATGGGCACAGCGCGTCAATATCTCCGCGCATACCGGTCGCGCCGTCCAAAAGCTCGTTCCCGCAATGGAAACCGCGCTGGAATCCTGGGATAAGCGCATCCCCACCGGTCGGCTGAACAACTGGCTCAAGGAAGTCATCGCGGCGACGCCGCCGCCGATGCGCGGTGGCCGGTTGCCGCGCGTTCTGTTCGCCACCCAGGCCACCACCCGGCCGCCGACCTTCGTGCTCTTCGCGACGGGGTTCTTGGAGGCGGGCTACCGCCGGTTCCTGGAGCGTCGTCTGCGTGAAGAGTTCGGCTTCGATGGTTCTCCGGTTCGTATTTCGGTGCGTGTGCGTGAGAAGCGGGAACGCAGGAAGTAGGGCCCTACGGAACGGACGTCGTTGCCGAGCAACGGCGTCCGTTCCCATGTGCCTGCCGGATACTCCATCAGCGGAAGTCGGCGAGGTGGTCGGATACCCACTCGGCGAGAGAACGTGCGGGGCGACCGGTGATGTCGGCGACGGTCGAGGTGATTTCGGGGCGGGGCGCGGCCAGCATCTCGGTGTAGCCGTCGAGGAGGGCGTCGACGAACGAGTCGGGGAAGGTGTCGTCGTCGAGTAGGCGCCGTCTGGCTTGGTCGAGGGTGAGTTCGGCCCAGCGCAAGGGACGCGCGAGTACTTCGCCGATGATCCGGACCTGCTCCGCCTGGGTGAGTACCTCCGGTCCGGTCAGCGCGTAAGTGGCTCCGGCATGGGCGTTTTCGGTGAGTGTCCGGGCCGCGACGGCTGCGATATCGGTCTCGTGGATCAGGCTCATCGGCAGGTCGCCGTGGCTGCCGTGCACGATATCGCCGGTTCGGATCTCATCGGCCCACCACAGGGTGTTGACGGCGAAGGTGCTCGGGCAGAGCACCACCGATTCGATTCCGCAGCCGTGCACTAGGTTCTCCTGATCGTCGAAGCTGAGGTCCGGGATGCCGCCGGTGCCGAGAAATACGATGCGCCGGGCGCGCTCGGCGATGAGATCGACTGCCTTGGGCAGTTGTGCGCCGGTGTGCAGTGCCCACAGCAGGAAGACCGCGTCGATGTCGTCGAGGCAGGCGAGGAGCGTTTCGGGTTCGGACAGTTCGACGCGCACGACCTGCACATCGGGCGGGAAATCAGCGGCCGCTGGGTTGCGGGTGCCCGCGCGCACAGTGTGACCCGCGGCGCGCAGTTGGGGGACGAGCTGGCTGCCGATGTTTCCGGTAGCGGCGAGGACGAGGATGTGCATGCCTCGATCCTGACGCTATGGGAGCGAAATCAACCAGAGTAAGGTCTGATATCGCTGGAAACCGTCAGATTTGGAGGGCTATTGATGGATACCATCGAGAAGGGGATCATTCATGCGCTGCGGATCGACGGCAGGGCACCTTTTCGAACCATCGCCGAAGTCCTCGACGTCTCCGAGAACACCGTGGCACGTCGGTATCGTCAGCTGCGAAATACGCATGGGCTCAGGGTGATCGGACTGGTGAACGGTCAGCGGCTCGGTTACGTCCAATGGACGATCCGGTTGCGCTGCACTCCCGACGCCGCCGTTTCCGTCGCGAAAGCCCTTGCGGCACGCGACGATACGTCCTTTGTGTATCTCCTCTCCGCTGGCACCGAGGTTTCCTGCACGGTGCAGACCCGCAGTATCGAAGAGCAGGAAGCTATACTGCTGCACAAACTTCCACGCACCAGCCGAATCGTCGCCATGTCCGCGCACTTGCTGCTGCGCGGATTTGTGCTGCCCGACGGCTGGCAAGGTTCAGCCGCGCTGACTCCCGACCAGGTCGACCATCTGAGGGTCACCCCCGTCGACCCCGAAGACGGACCCTTTCATCTCGACGAAGGCGATAGGTCCCTGCTGCGCGTCCTCAACCACGACGGCCGCACCTCCTACTCCGACCTCGCCACCGCCACCCAGTGGTCCGAATCCAAGGTTCGCCGTCGGATGGAAGCCATACGCCGCAACGGAATCCTGCACTTCCAGCTCGACATCCCGTCCACTGCAATGGGATTCGGCACCGAGGCCCGACTCTGGATCGCCGCACAACCTGCTGCCGCTGTCACCGTCGGCGAGGCGCTGGCCCGCCACCGCGAAGTCTCCTTCGCCGCTCTCACCACCGGCGCTACCAATCTGGTCGCGGCGGTCAACTGCCGCGACCCGCGAGATCTCGGTCGCTACCTCACCGAGCGCATCGCCGAACTTCCCGGCATCGCCACGCTCGAAACCGCTCCGATCATTCATACCGTCAAACGCGCAGGCTCCCTGCTCCTCTGACGTGGGCTGCGTCACGATGCCGAGTCGTGTCATCCGGCGTAAGTTCGTTAATTAGCGAAATACCGAAGGGAGGTGGATGTGCTCGACGAGTGCAAGGCATTGGCGAACGAGACCCGCTTGCGCATCCTGGCGTGGCTCAAGGATCCGGACGCGAACTTCCCGGTGCGGGGCAATGACACCGCCGAGTTAGGGGTGTGCGTCGGTCTCATCCAGCAGAAGGCGGGGACCTCGGCCTCGACCATTTCGGCACACCTCGCGATCCTGCAGCGCGCCGGATTCCTCAGTGCCACCCGACGCGGCCAGTGGACCTATTACCGCCGCGACGAAGCCCGCATCCGGGCCTTCACCGAAGAACTCGACCGCGTTCTCTGAGCTACGAAGGAAGTTTTATGCCCACCGCACTGTCGATCCTCGACTTGGCATCGGTCGCGCCCGGTAGCACCGCACGCGACAGCTTCGAAAATAGCGTCGCGCTGGCCAGGGCCGCCGAACGCAGCGGCTACCGACGCGTCTGGTACGCCGAACACCACAACATGCGCTCGATCGCGTCCAGCGCCACCAGTGTGCTCATCGGTCACGTCGCGGCGCAGACCGAGACCATTCGACTCGGTGCGGGCGGCATCATGCTGCCCAATCACTCGCCACTGGTGATCGCGGAGCAGTTCGGCACCCTGGAGACGCTGTTCCCCGGACGGATCGACCTCGGACTCGGCCGCGCACCCGGCAGTGACCAGAAGACCATGTTCGCGCTGCGCCGCAATCCTTCCTCGGCGGACTCCTTTCCGCAGGATGTGCTGGAGCTGCAGGGCTATCTATCGGGCAACTCACGGGTGCCCGGTGTGCAAGCCGTGCCGCGAGCGGAAGGCATTGTGCCGCTTTATATTCTGGGGTCGTCACTATTCGGTGCGCAGCTCGCCGCTCAGCTCGGCCTGCCGTATGCTTTCGCATCCCACTTCGCGCCGGACGCGCTGCACCAGGCGGTCGCTGTCTACCGCGACAGTTTCCGGCCGTCGGAGCAACTCGCCGAGCCGTATGTGATGGCCGGTGTCAATGTGTTCGCGGCCGAAGACCACGATGCGGCGGTGACGCAGAAGACGATCTCCTACCGTGCTCGCGCCCGAGCCATGATTCGGCGTGGCGCGGCGGGCGCGGACTTCACCGACGAGGAGATCGATGCGTTCCTCGCCTCGCCGAACGGCAGCCAGCTCAGCGCGATGACTCGGTACACCGCCATCGGCACACCCGCCGAAGTCCGTTCGTACCTGGCGGATTTCGCGGGCTCCATCGCTGCGGACGAACTCATCGTCGCCCACCACGCCACCGAAATCGATGACCGACTCCGGTCCGTCGAACTCACCGGCGGTCTCATCACCGAGCCGGTCGCTCGCTAACTCAATGAGCCGCCCACGATCAGATTCGCGATGATGGTGCCGTCGGCATCCTTATTGCCGTAGACGACGACCGCGGCACCGACCGTCACATCCGACACGCTACGGCCGGTGAGGACAAGTACCTGGGTATCGGTGTTGACATGAACGTTCGTCCTGGCACCCGATATCCCTTGCACCGCAAGCGTTTTGCCGTCGTTGGCAGTGACTTTGCCGATGGTCAGCCCGCGTTTGACCTGGACCGCATTCGCCGAGCCGGCGGTGGCCGCCGCTGATGCGCCGGTTGCCGAATCTCGAGCCGGTGCCGAACCGATGGACGCGACGAAGAGGTAGACCACCAACGACAGCAGGACCGCGAAGCTGGTTCCGATGAGCATGCCGAGGTCGGGATAGTGCTGCCCTCGCTTCGACGGAAGTGTGATAGCGGTGAGAATCACCGGGTCGATGGCCAGCTCCGCGCCGCCGCTGGACTCCTTGCTCGGGAGGCCCTTGGGCTGGTTCGACCACGGCGTGGCCGGGGGACTCATAGCTTCAACGTTATTTAACCGAGTGCGAATACCTATCACCATTGGCGGGAGCACCTTGCCGCAGTTGACACGCTGAGCGGGTCGGGGTGCTGCTGAAGGGGCGAGACCTGGCATTATCCGTTGCATGGTCATTCCCAGCGTGCTGCCGGAACGCCCTACCGTCGGATCCCCGTTCGAGACCGGCTGGCCGGTCCGCCTCGCCGACACGGACCGGGACCAGCGTCTGCGCCTCGACGCCATCGCCCGCTACCTGCAGGACATCGGCTTCGAACACCTCGAAGCCGTCGAGGACGGTGACATCCACCGCGGCTGGGTGGTCCGCCGGACCGTCATCGACGTCCTCAAGCCCATCGAATTCAGCGAGCACGTCACCTTGCGCCGCTGGTGTTCGGCCCTGTCGAACCGCTGGTGCAATATGCGCGTGCAGATCTGCGGCAGCAAGGGCGGTCTGGTCGAAACCGAAGGATTCCTCATCCATTTCGGCACCGAATCCGGCGTCCCCGCCCGCATGAGCGACCGCTTCATGGCACCCATGCTCGCCAGCACCACCGAACACCGGCTGCGCTGGAAAGCCGCACTCACCGACCCCCCACCCACCGGCCCCGACATCCAGGAATTACCCTTCCCCTTGCGCGTCGCCGATATCGACTGGCTCGACCACGTCAACAACGCGGTCTACCTCAGCGCCTTGGAAGAACTCCTCGCCGCCCACACCGACCTCACCTCGGGCCCCCACCGCGCAGTCATCGAATACACCAAACCGCTGACAGCAGGCGAGCAGGTCCGCGTAATCGGCCGCCGCGCCGGCAGCACCCTCGACGCCTGGTTCGCCGTAGCCGACGACACCCGAGCCGCCGCCCGCATCACCCCACGCTGACTCCCGCCCCACCCGCCACACCAACAACCAGGCGATTCGGCGTCTGGGCACCCCCTGAGGTAATCTTTCCGAGCGCCCGAACACCAGGCGCAACGGGCTGTGGCGCAGCTTGGTAGCGCACCTGACTGGGGGTCAGGTGGTCGCAGGTTCAAATCCTGTCAGCCCGACAAAGAAACCCCTTCCGACCAGCATCGGAAGGGGTTTTCTTGTTCCACGACACGCCGTGGAATTCGAACCGAGCCAGTCAAAATCTCATACTTTCGGCTCGTGTCCGCGTGCCCAGGCATCGAGCACGGCCCTGTTGTCGGGCACGGTCTCGGGCACGTCGATGTAGTGGGTCTTGGCGACCTCACGGGTGTTGCCCAACTGGCGGGCCGCGCGTTCGGGATCTCCGGAAGCGTGATCGACCGCGGTGGCCACGCCTTTGCGGAAGGTACGAGGGGTCACCCAGGCGAATTCGCTCCCGCGTGCGGCGCGCCACATGCGGCCGAAGTTGTTGGGGTTGCGTACCGACCCGTTGCGTGCGGGAAACAACAGCCGGTCAGGGTTGGGGCAATCGGTGACCTCGAGGTCCTTGATCGCCTCGCGCACGGCTTCGACGGTGTGCTCGGGCAACAGGATCCGCCGCCACCCGTTGTCGGACTTCGGTGCGGGTTTACGCACCCAGCCGCCCGCACCGGCACCCTTGACCTCCACTAGGGTGCCAGTGACATCGAGATAGGGGTCGCTGGCATCGAGGTCTATGTCATCGAGCAATAGCGCGAACACCTCGTGCGGGCGCATCCCGGTTCCGGTGATCACATCCACCACCCAGACCACCGTCCAATCCCGCGCCGGTCCGCGTGTATAGGCGGGTGTGCCGGGGATGGCCTCACCGCGTGCCCATGCCCGTACCTGGGCTCGGAACTGCGGCAGCGCGGTGTGGTCTTGTACCTTGCCTCGGGCCGGGTTCCGACGGCGCACGAAGGCGCCGACCCCATCCACAGGGTTTGTCTCCAGTGCGCCGTGACGGACTGCGATCTGCATCATTGCCCGCAGAATGATCTTGTGCTGCTTGGCCTTCCTTCGCAGCCCGAGCGCGACCAGCCGTTTGAGGTGCCGGTCGATCTCCCCGGAAGTGGCCTGCCATACCTGCAGGTTCCCGACCGAGTTCTCGATCTTGATCGTCGCCCGGTTGGCGCGACGATCCTTGGACACATAGACCTCGCGTCGATAATCCTCGATGTTGCCCTCGGTATAGGCGTCGTCGTTACTCAACTCGAGCAGTAGTTCCGCGGCCAGGTCGATCAGCTTGGTTGTTCGGGTGATCCGCCCGTAGCCGATCTGTTCCCGATGATCTCGCATCGCCTCGGCCAGGCGATTGCGTGCTTCGTCGGAACTTTCTCCGACGCGTTCGAGCTGCACCCGACCGGCGGCGCCGTAGAAGTACACCGTGGTGCGCCAGCGTCCGTTCTTCTGCTTCTTCGGCTTCGTTGGTGTGCCGAAGGTTCCTACGGGCTTGGGGAGTCTGCCGCCCAATTCTGCTTTCCTCCTTCGGTACTCGGTATGTGGATTCTTGGGGTGCTGCGCGATGTCGAGCCGTGGACCTAGGCGGCCCTGGCAGGTGCTCGGTGGGGCGCGTGAGATGGCTTCGTCGGACGGGTTGATTCGGCCGAGGTGGGTAGCGATGCCCAGCGGTGACGAGTCTCGAAGGTCAGCAGCCCGGTTTCAAGATCAGAAAGTTTGCTAACTAGTAGCTGTGAATCGAAAGCGCTCTGCTGGGTTGCTTGGATTCGGTGACGACTCCCTCAGTCACGACGGACATTCGAGCGAGGACGGCCTTGTGCCGGGTGCGCAGAAACATCGCAGCCGGTCACGTCTTGTCCAGTTGTTCTTGCTCCCAGGCGAGCAGATCGCTCAGTCGATAGCGCCGGTACCGTCCCATTCGTGCGAATCGAGGACCGCGTCCAGCGCTCGCCCAGGCGGCGAGAGTCTTCTTCGGAATCTTCAGCCGTTCGGCGACATCGTCGGTGCTGAGCCAGACCACGTCACCGCTCATCGAGGTCTCCATGCGAAATCACCGCACTGCACTGGCTGTTGATGTGTTCGTCGCCGAGGACGCGGTGAGCCGAACGCGATTGTGCTACGGGCTGATTCGCTTCTTGTCGGTGCGGAGGTGGCCCGGAAGACTCCACCCGGAGTCGGTGCGCAGCTGTGCGCGCACCGACGAAACTGACTCGCAGTCCATGGCCAGTGACCGAAGTGATGCCGAGCGGTCGACGGGGCCAACTGACAGCGCTATGCCCTCGCTTGGAATCCCGTGCCCCAAACACAGACAGCGCTGTTGTGTTTGGTGGTATGGCCGCGCTGGAAGAATCAAGGGGGAGTGGATACATGGGTTACTCATTCCTCACCCGATCCGCGATTCATCCCCAATCTCCATGAAACCCCAGATCCCACATTTTCGCCACCGATCTTGTATCGGCGGACGGTTTTCACGTGCGCGCCAGCCTTCACATTCGGTCGACAACTCG
Protein-coding sequences here:
- a CDS encoding LLM class flavin-dependent oxidoreductase: MPTALSILDLASVAPGSTARDSFENSVALARAAERSGYRRVWYAEHHNMRSIASSATSVLIGHVAAQTETIRLGAGGIMLPNHSPLVIAEQFGTLETLFPGRIDLGLGRAPGSDQKTMFALRRNPSSADSFPQDVLELQGYLSGNSRVPGVQAVPRAEGIVPLYILGSSLFGAQLAAQLGLPYAFASHFAPDALHQAVAVYRDSFRPSEQLAEPYVMAGVNVFAAEDHDAAVTQKTISYRARARAMIRRGAAGADFTDEEIDAFLASPNGSQLSAMTRYTAIGTPAEVRSYLADFAGSIAADELIVAHHATEIDDRLRSVELTGGLITEPVAR
- a CDS encoding Lrp/AsnC family transcriptional regulator, which produces MDTIEKGIIHALRIDGRAPFRTIAEVLDVSENTVARRYRQLRNTHGLRVIGLVNGQRLGYVQWTIRLRCTPDAAVSVAKALAARDDTSFVYLLSAGTEVSCTVQTRSIEEQEAILLHKLPRTSRIVAMSAHLLLRGFVLPDGWQGSAALTPDQVDHLRVTPVDPEDGPFHLDEGDRSLLRVLNHDGRTSYSDLATATQWSESKVRRRMEAIRRNGILHFQLDIPSTAMGFGTEARLWIAAQPAAAVTVGEALARHREVSFAALTTGATNLVAAVNCRDPRDLGRYLTERIAELPGIATLETAPIIHTVKRAGSLLL
- a CDS encoding acyl-[acyl-carrier-protein] thioesterase, with the protein product MVIPSVLPERPTVGSPFETGWPVRLADTDRDQRLRLDAIARYLQDIGFEHLEAVEDGDIHRGWVVRRTVIDVLKPIEFSEHVTLRRWCSALSNRWCNMRVQICGSKGGLVETEGFLIHFGTESGVPARMSDRFMAPMLASTTEHRLRWKAALTDPPPTGPDIQELPFPLRVADIDWLDHVNNAVYLSALEELLAAHTDLTSGPHRAVIEYTKPLTAGEQVRVIGRRAGSTLDAWFAVADDTRAAARITPR
- the cmk gene encoding (d)CMP kinase; this translates as MVEGTTPLVVAMDGPSGTGKSSVSRRLATRLDASYLDTGAMYRVATLRVLRAGVELTDSAAIGAAVKELPLTIGTDPSRELILLDGEDVSSEIRGNAVTRAVSAVSAVAEVRELLVALQREIASAAQRIVVEGRDIGTVVLPDADAKIYLTASAEARAQRRNQQNIAEGRGDDYEGVLADVQRRDTLDSTRTVSPLRPADDAVQVDTSELNMDEVIDELYRVVVRQVSIGRTGRTA
- a CDS encoding SDR family oxidoreductase; the encoded protein is MHILVLAATGNIGSQLVPQLRAAGHTVRAGTRNPAAADFPPDVQVVRVELSEPETLLACLDDIDAVFLLWALHTGAQLPKAVDLIAERARRIVFLGTGGIPDLSFDDQENLVHGCGIESVVLCPSTFAVNTLWWADEIRTGDIVHGSHGDLPMSLIHETDIAAVAARTLTENAHAGATYALTGPEVLTQAEQVRIIGEVLARPLRWAELTLDQARRRLLDDDTFPDSFVDALLDGYTEMLAAPRPEITSTVADITGRPARSLAEWVSDHLADFR
- a CDS encoding helix-turn-helix domain-containing protein, coding for MSGDVVWLSTDDVAERLKIPKKTLAAWASAGRGPRFARMGRYRRYRLSDLLAWEQEQLDKT
- the der gene encoding ribosome biogenesis GTPase Der, which codes for MSEDVLAGDGVWSDESDWEVADLDSEFGEDEHLAMPTVAVVGRPNVGKSTLVNRILGRREAVVEDIPGVTRDRISYEANWAGRRFLVQDTGGWEPDAKGLQQSVARQAELAMETADAILLVVDAVVGATATDEAAVKKLRRSKIPVILVANKVDDERVEAEAAALWSLGLGEPRMVSAAHGRGTGDLLDDVLEVLPETPREGTGGAGPRRVSLVGKPNVGKSSLLNKLSGDERSVVHDVAGTTVDPVDSLVELGGKIWKFVDTAGLRRKVSHASGMEFYASLRTKAALDASEVAIMLIDASEPITEQDLRVISMVADSGRALVLAFNKWDLVDEDRRLQLDKEIDRDMVRVPWAQRVNISAHTGRAVQKLVPAMETALESWDKRIPTGRLNNWLKEVIAATPPPMRGGRLPRVLFATQATTRPPTFVLFATGFLEAGYRRFLERRLREEFGFDGSPVRISVRVREKRERRK
- a CDS encoding metalloregulator ArsR/SmtB family transcription factor — protein: MLDECKALANETRLRILAWLKDPDANFPVRGNDTAELGVCVGLIQQKAGTSASTISAHLAILQRAGFLSATRRGQWTYYRRDEARIRAFTEELDRVL